AAATATCATCCATCAACTCAAAGAATAGAAAGTCGAGCAATAATGGAGAAGGTCCATCCTTACATATTGGAAGATCAGTTGCATTTGATGAATATAGAAGAAGATATGTAGGTGTTTATAAGTTTTAAACATGCTTAGCATAATTTAGTTTTGCTTAAATTAACATTGATTATTTGTTTCATGATTGTAGGGAGAAACGACTAATCAAGTACTTAGGGAAGATGAATTATACTTGAAGATTCATAGGATAAAAGATGATAAGTGGATTTGTGGGAGGTCAGAAAGAGTGTGGGTAAGTTTTTATCCCCTTATTTCGTAGTTTTCTCACTTTAGCTTTTGTTCCTTGTCTTAGTAGATAGGTTTGTTATTATTTTACATACCTTTTTACAATTATgtcttgttcttttttttttttttttatctacttTGGTAGAACCTTAGAGTATTGTGTTTAGTGATTTTCAAGCAATCACCagctaaatttaataatatactaTTCTGTTGAGCTTTTTTCCACAAGTACTAACATATCCTTTGATATGCTGTGATAATTCCTTGCATTTGATATGCTGCATATAATCtttgttgaatttttaaattttagctaTGCATTTTGTGATTTTCTAGTAATTCCTTGCATATGATATGTTGTATATGATACTTCCTTGCATAGGATATGTTGCATCTGATAATTCCTTGCATTTTGAGATAAACAAGACCTATGTGTTGGATTTTAACCGTCTATATTCTGCATATGATCTTTGTTGAACTTTTCAATCTTAATTGGGCAATTTCCATGGAAAAATGCTACCAATAATTCATTAGTTAACTCTTGTTGACACATTACACTTAAATCCATTGCTATGTAATTGGAAATATTAAGTTGAACTcaacatttcattagttaaccttgTGTTATCAATGCAAAATCTCTATACCTCTACCCTCATAAAAACATAAATAAGATCTCTTGTTGATAAATATTGTGATGTCTGataataactaatttttttttttcttttcagaaTACATTCACAAGAAATACTAAGCAAAAGGTAAGTGAAACATCAACCACAAGAAATGAAGATGGTTTCGAAGTACAGGAAAGAGATGTGGGATTAAACAGGGCAACAGAGGAAAATGAGGCACAAGAATGCAATGAAGACAATAATATCTTGACTTTGCTACAAAATATCCCAAAGGAGCAAGTGTTGAATACTTGGATTGACACAATTGGTGGAGCAAAGAAAGGAAGAGTGTATGGCCTTGGCTCAAAAACTTCAGTTGTAGGAGAATAAACCCATGTTAGTTTTGTCCACTCTAATGCTCCAACTCCTCCAACTATCCCTCCCCAACAAGTTATTGAAACACCTGAGTTTGAGTAAGCAGTTAATCACGTGGTGGATCAGCGGGTGGATGATCAGGTAGATCAGCAGGTGGATAATTGGGTGAATTAGCAGATGGAGCTTATGCAAGCACGTTTTCGTGAGGAAGTAGAAGTAGTAGTCCATGCTGTCATGAGGAGCATGTTTGGTTTCTTTCCGCAGCCACCAGGAAATGGCCCTAGTTCTTCCTCACAACCGCCCCCACATATTTAGAGTTTATGCTATGGTTTTTGAAGTGTAAAACATGTTTTGGCTTTATGTTATCATTAGCTTTCATCTTTTGAATACAATATTACTTTTTGCAATGGTTGTGTATGGTTATTTTGTTGAGATTTAAAtggttgattatatatatatatatatatatatatatatatatatatatatatgagtactTTATTAGAATTTAAACggtttcaattattgattttatCGTATTTCAAATTATATGGGAAATTCAAATGACTACTTTCTTATATGCTGATTGTGCCTAGCCAAATTTACCTAGGGCCATCCTTAGCTAAAATTAGCTAGGGATGTTTtagctaattaaaaaaaaaaaaaaaaaaactgaattcTCCTTGTAAATTTAGCTAGGAGTTTAGCAAGGGACATCCCTATCTAAAATTAGCTTGGGACGTTCCTAGCAActctcaaaattaaaaattagaatcCTACAGATTTAGCTATATCCCTAGCTAAAATTAGCTAGGGAAATTACCTAGTTAATTTCAAAAAGAACTCAATTGGAATTACCTAGCTAATTTTAAAAAGAACTCAATTGCTTTAGCAAGGTAGTTAGGATTATAGCTACGAAAATCCCTAGCTAAAATTAGCTAAGGAATACATACGTAGCTTAATTCCTAGCTAAATGTAGTTGGGGATGGCACCTTTCCGTAGCTAGAATTTAGAGTCCAATAATGCAGCTACGGACTTTAGCTAGGGACAATTGCTTAGCTAAATTGTTTTTAGCTAGGGATTTTTGCAAATTAGCTAGGGATTTGTCTCTAGCTAAATGACAATTTTCTTCTAGTGTTAATTTTTataacaataaaatatttttcatttatttagtagTTTCAATTCAATGGCTataagttaataataataataataataataataataataataataataataatagtgaaataaaaagaatattaaattattaacataaaaattaatacatattaatcataaataagtcaaatttttatattttatttttataacttttgatTTAGACTACACTTTTTgtctttcaaattttttaataaaaatttataataaaaataatagaaaatataacaatatGATAAAAAcatttattaaagatataaaataatttaagattgattaattaatatgatagttgattatgagatcacaTATTAATGGCTAATTTTCTTTAAGTTAATGGCCATCACtaatcttttattattattgttgttgttgttaaattatttttttattttaaactattattattattattattattattattattattattattattatggaagatgatatgtggtaaataatatttttgcataaatggatttataaaaataataatataaataatttttaaatattacatttaatcataaaatattttaattttttaaaaattaaatttcaagaaaaataataatttaaatcataaatattgagatatattgtaaataatattgataattaaaagagaaataaaaaaattaaataattattattattaaagaaaattattaaTGGAAAGTGCTACGTGGCATTCCTTGGGAACAACACTATGCTctttatatacacacacacattaGTATAATGCCCATGCTATACAcgggtaatttataatttataattttttaatttaattcttgattaattattattattaaattaattttaaattaaaatttctcttttatttaatttaatttaaataaaattttacatataataataaatttttaattaatttatgatgtaattaatgaaaatacatatttaattctttttatacatatactAATAGTAGTTTCcatgattatttttataataaaaatactttattcaaaaaataatttaaatttcataaaatttttatattttatctcataatttatttaaatcaatatttatcttttaaaaattacaggaaatacattaaattaatgagaaaataatattattttaaatatatataaatataatattttttcttattaatataataaaaaaataaattactaataatgaattgaattatttaattttaataataataaaaatatataacattattattaattaaaaataacattctattatattattttttaaaaatattacatctaagtgtaattttttttattaattggttgtattttttataaaataattttttgataaaacaattatcaatttacataaatttacaatataagataaatatatttcataaaaattaaaattttaaaatatcattattttctaatgtcataataaatattaaaaatgcatACTATTTTTCGAAGAcagatttcataattttaatactgtaactttaattttttttaattatctttattTATAGCTAAATTTTCGGTACaattatatttgtaatttatctttaaaattctacttctaaataaaaatataattgagagataatttatgtataaaaatatagatatttaattaaaatttaaaaataattcaatagaaaaataatgataataaaatatgaataattaaaatattagttattattgcatttaatatataattacaatgaaataaaatatttataagtttaagaaatattaaataagaaatttataaaaaattaataattaaataaatattaattaaatatacttaaataaataaattttgagaatgataactaataacttttgatagaaataataaaaaaatagtgcaaattaaaaaaaaaatttttgagagCATTTAGGTGAAATGAAAATACTTAATAAGAAGAGAGTGCTTGATATGTATCGAAGTGTTTCATATGACATACTATATATAGACAAAcaaatgaaaactatttaaataaaatattaatttataattaaatattatttaattgaaaaatgataacaaaacctttaaatttaatttttataatagtaaaatattcCTAGTTACTTAGCTGATTCAATTAAATAGTCATaagttaattataataataattataataagtattaattaatattaggaaacattctattatattatttattaaaaatgctacatctaagtgtaaaatttttttattaatttaatatattttttataaaataattttttgataaaaataattatcacttaaaataaatttataatacaatatcaatatatttcataaaattaaaattttaaaatatcattattttctattgatataataaatattaaaaatacatactattttACAAAAGAcagatttcataattttaatattgtaattttaattatttttaattatttttatttgtagttAAATTTTCGGCGTaatcatatttataatttatctttgaaattctacttctatataaaaatatagttaagagataatttatacataaaaatatagatatttaattaaaatttaaaaataattttgttaaaaattaataataataaaatataaataatcaaaatattagctATTATTACgtttgatatataattataataaaataaaacattcaaaagtttaaaaaatattaaataaaaaatttataaaaaattaataat
This Hevea brasiliensis isolate MT/VB/25A 57/8 unplaced genomic scaffold, ASM3005281v1 Scaf1, whole genome shotgun sequence DNA region includes the following protein-coding sequences:
- the LOC110644074 gene encoding uncharacterized protein LOC110644074; amino-acid sequence: MKHWNTDNFKKISSINSKNRKSSNNGEGPSLHIGRSVAFDEYRRRYGETTNQVLREDELYLKIHRIKDDKWICGRSERVWNTFTRNTKQKVSETSTTRNEDGFEVQERDVGLNRATEENEAQECNEDNNILTLLQNIPKEQVLNTWIDTIGGAKKGRVYGLGSKTSVVGE